One genomic window of Hymenobacter sp. J193 includes the following:
- a CDS encoding polysaccharide biosynthesis C-terminal domain-containing protein has protein sequence MVLLNLLVKPGWVVVENLVQDRLGHVAYGTFTALFTLATIVAAVSDLGTTQLTTKRVAANPEFLGEYFPTLLPLKAGLKVLFLGGTVAWGWVLGYRGATLTLLTLTAVGLLLTQYTQFLRGVLQAHQRFGADAVLSVVEKVLLLGLVLALLPFGITLSGYVGVRALAAGFTFVVLFALIARLYGRVRLRLRWDHARTVLQASLPLAFITLVYGLNERIDMLMLERLHSAREASYYAAAYRWVDTVMMFLWTVLPLFFAKFARATGQREEQRELLWFGQRVVTVPLLLVCAFVLFRGEVLFWQFTHSTAAEVSRMTLCLKILFVNVLVHAFFAIYSTLLTSTNQERPVSWLVASSIVLNVTLNLLLLPRLGAVAGAINTLVCAVFVSGGYVWLVARRAGVALPWAWLGRLTLAFGLLCAAWYGLQSGLQLHWLLESVLAGGIFVVLLPLTGVVQVAEVRKLVTGNR, from the coding sequence GTGGTGCTCCTCAACCTGCTGGTGAAACCGGGCTGGGTGGTGGTGGAGAACCTGGTGCAGGACCGCCTGGGCCACGTGGCCTATGGCACCTTCACGGCCCTGTTCACGCTGGCTACCATTGTGGCGGCGGTGTCGGACCTGGGCACCACCCAGCTGACCACCAAGCGCGTAGCTGCCAACCCGGAGTTTCTGGGCGAGTACTTTCCCACGCTGCTGCCGTTGAAGGCCGGGCTGAAGGTGCTGTTTCTGGGCGGCACCGTGGCCTGGGGCTGGGTGCTGGGCTACCGGGGTGCCACGCTCACTCTGCTCACGCTCACGGCCGTAGGGCTGCTGCTCACCCAGTACACCCAGTTTCTGCGGGGTGTGCTGCAGGCCCATCAGCGGTTTGGGGCCGATGCCGTGCTGTCGGTGGTGGAGAAGGTGCTGCTGCTGGGGCTGGTGCTGGCCTTGCTGCCTTTCGGCATTACCCTTTCCGGCTACGTGGGCGTGCGGGCTTTGGCGGCGGGCTTCACGTTCGTGGTGCTGTTTGCCCTTATTGCCCGGCTCTACGGACGGGTACGCCTGCGGCTGCGCTGGGACCATGCCCGCACGGTGCTGCAGGCCAGTCTGCCGCTGGCCTTCATCACGCTGGTGTATGGCCTCAATGAGCGCATCGATATGCTGATGCTGGAGCGCTTGCACTCAGCCCGGGAAGCCAGCTACTACGCCGCCGCCTACCGCTGGGTCGATACCGTGATGATGTTTCTGTGGACGGTGCTACCGCTGTTTTTTGCCAAGTTTGCGCGGGCTACCGGCCAGCGCGAAGAGCAGCGGGAGCTGCTCTGGTTTGGGCAGCGGGTCGTTACGGTACCCCTGCTGCTGGTATGCGCGTTCGTGCTGTTTCGGGGTGAGGTACTGTTCTGGCAGTTCACCCACAGCACCGCCGCCGAGGTCAGCCGCATGACGCTGTGCTTGAAAATCCTGTTCGTGAACGTGCTGGTGCACGCGTTTTTTGCCATCTATAGCACCCTGCTCACCAGCACCAACCAGGAGCGGCCGGTCAGCTGGCTGGTCGCCAGCAGCATCGTCCTGAACGTGACGCTGAACCTGCTGCTGCTGCCCCGTCTGGGCGCCGTAGCCGGCGCCATCAACACGCTGGTGTGCGCCGTGTTTGTGTCCGGGGGCTACGTGTGGTTGGTGGCGCGGCGGGCGGGCGTAGCTTTGCCCTGGGCGTGGCTGGGGCGGCTGACTCTGGCGTTCGGACTGCTGTGTGCGGCCTGGTACGGCCTGCAAAGCGGCCTGCAACTGCACTGGCTCCTGGAGTCGGTGCTGGCGGGCGGCATCTTCGTAGTGCTGCTGCCGCTCACGGGGGTGGTGCAGGTGGCCGAGGTGAGGAAGTTGGTAACAGGTAACAGGTAA
- a CDS encoding glycosyltransferase family 1 protein translates to MHIAVNTRFLLPGDKLEGIGRFTYETLRRLVKQQPEHTFHFLFDRPFDERYVFGPNVVPHVLYPPARHPLLWLAWFEGAVASWLLRYRPAVLLSPDGYTTLATRVPRVTVIHDLAFEHFPQDVDGLTRRYYQYFTPRFARASARVVAVSEATRQDIMATYGLSGEQIRVVPNAADAHFRPQSAEVQLATRERYSAGKPYFLFVGALQPRKNLLNLLHAFDAFKQQTGANSKLLVVGRTAWQAGPIFEVYRQLQHRHDVHLTGRVTDEELTQLYAAAQATVYVPYFEGFGIPVIEAQACGCPVITSNCSSLPEVAGGAARLVDPFSVGSIAEALSELHHDEARRIELTDLGYQNARRYSWDHSAHLLWQNVEEVMKTED, encoded by the coding sequence TTGCACATTGCCGTCAACACCCGTTTTCTGCTGCCCGGCGACAAGCTGGAAGGCATCGGGCGTTTCACTTACGAAACGCTCCGGCGGCTAGTGAAGCAGCAGCCCGAGCACACGTTTCACTTCCTCTTCGACCGGCCGTTCGATGAGCGGTACGTGTTTGGGCCCAACGTGGTGCCGCACGTGCTGTACCCCCCGGCCCGCCATCCGCTGCTCTGGCTGGCCTGGTTTGAGGGCGCGGTGGCTTCCTGGCTGCTGCGCTACCGCCCGGCCGTGCTGCTCAGCCCCGACGGCTACACCACGCTGGCTACCCGGGTGCCCCGCGTCACCGTCATTCACGACCTGGCCTTCGAGCATTTTCCGCAGGATGTAGATGGCCTTACGCGCCGCTATTACCAGTATTTCACCCCGCGCTTTGCCCGGGCCTCGGCGCGGGTAGTGGCCGTATCGGAAGCCACGCGCCAGGATATTATGGCTACCTACGGCCTCAGCGGGGAGCAGATTCGGGTGGTGCCCAACGCCGCCGATGCGCATTTTCGGCCCCAGTCGGCGGAGGTGCAGCTGGCTACCCGGGAGCGGTACAGCGCAGGCAAGCCGTACTTTCTGTTTGTGGGGGCGCTGCAGCCGCGCAAAAACCTGCTCAATCTGCTGCATGCCTTCGACGCCTTTAAGCAGCAAACCGGCGCTAACAGTAAGCTGCTGGTGGTGGGCCGTACGGCCTGGCAGGCCGGTCCCATCTTCGAGGTATACCGCCAGCTGCAGCACCGCCACGACGTGCACCTGACCGGGCGCGTAACCGACGAAGAACTCACCCAGCTGTACGCGGCGGCGCAGGCTACCGTGTATGTACCGTACTTCGAGGGTTTTGGTATTCCCGTAATTGAGGCCCAGGCCTGCGGTTGCCCCGTCATTACCTCCAACTGCAGCTCCCTGCCCGAAGTAGCCGGCGGCGCGGCCCGGCTGGTAGACCCGTTTTCGGTAGGGTCCATTGCCGAAGCCCTCAGCGAATTGCACCACGATGAAGCCCGCCGCATTGAGCTAACTGACCTGGGCTACCAGAACGCCCGCCGCTACTCCTGGGACCATAGCGCCCACCTGCTCTGGCAAAACGTAGAAGAGGTGATGAAAACGGAGGACTGA
- a CDS encoding polysaccharide deacetylase family protein, producing the protein MRLYRMPELLRRLLPECWWQMPANGRTLYLTFDDGPIPEETPFVLEQLARFNAKATFFCVGDNVERHPGIARAVLAAGHRLANHTHHHLSGWTTPRTDYLTDIARCQQALEAVLPAPEARPLLRPPYGRITVPLARLLNEQYQLIMWDVLTCDYDQTLAPEDCLRTAISLTRPGSIVVFHDSLKASRNLRYVLPRYLAHFAGQGYSFAAL; encoded by the coding sequence ATGCGTCTGTACCGAATGCCTGAGCTCCTGCGCCGCCTGCTGCCGGAGTGCTGGTGGCAGATGCCCGCCAACGGCCGCACCCTGTACCTGACGTTCGACGACGGCCCCATCCCCGAGGAAACGCCGTTTGTGCTCGAGCAGCTGGCCCGGTTCAACGCCAAAGCCACGTTCTTTTGCGTGGGCGACAACGTGGAGCGTCACCCCGGCATTGCCCGCGCCGTGCTGGCCGCCGGCCACCGCCTGGCCAACCACACCCACCACCACCTCAGTGGCTGGACCACGCCCCGCACCGATTACCTCACTGACATAGCCCGCTGCCAGCAGGCGCTGGAAGCCGTTCTGCCCGCACCCGAAGCGCGCCCGCTGCTGCGGCCTCCCTACGGACGCATCACTGTTCCGCTGGCCCGCCTTCTGAACGAGCAGTACCAGCTTATTATGTGGGACGTGCTTACCTGCGACTACGACCAAACGCTGGCGCCCGAAGACTGCCTGCGCACGGCCATCAGCCTTACCCGTCCGGGCTCCATCGTGGTGTTTCACGACAGCCTGAAAGCCAGCCGCAACCTGCGCTATGTACTGCCGCGCTACCTTGCGCACTTTGCCGGGCAGGGCTATTCATTCGCTGCCCTATAA
- a CDS encoding glycosyltransferase — MLLTGLLLFLAVWFAILGTAVVRFAGRREPAVPPLLEPLPRVSILLAARNEEGTLERCLLAIRALDYPPQRVEVLLGDDASTDQTAALAQAMMQDYAGSFRLIPITDTVGEARGKANVLAHLARAATTDVFCITDADIAVPPRWLQGLLSRRHGTVGIVTGITVVDGPRLFDQLQGLDWLLSLSLVQVVSDWGRPVTAMGNNMLVTRAAYEATGGYEALPFSVTEDYVLFRAVLDRGFTFRNVFAPEVLAESLPTTTFRQLLHQRRRWLRGVEALPWRLQAALTVYAGIYPALLLLGFAVGPGAALAVLAAKMVAQGVLATLAFYRVGLRPPLRLLPLFEFYTVGLTLGLVAFRLLPLGFTWKGRRYS; from the coding sequence ATGCTGCTGACGGGGCTATTGTTGTTTCTGGCGGTGTGGTTTGCCATTCTGGGCACGGCCGTAGTCCGGTTTGCGGGCCGGCGCGAACCTGCTGTGCCGCCCTTGCTGGAGCCGTTGCCCCGCGTGAGTATTCTGCTGGCTGCCCGCAACGAGGAAGGCACCCTTGAGCGGTGCCTGCTGGCCATTCGGGCGCTGGACTACCCACCGCAGCGGGTGGAAGTGCTGCTGGGCGACGATGCCTCCACCGACCAGACGGCCGCCCTGGCCCAGGCCATGATGCAGGACTACGCGGGCAGCTTCCGGCTCATTCCGATTACGGATACGGTGGGGGAGGCGCGCGGCAAAGCCAACGTGCTGGCTCACCTGGCCCGCGCCGCCACCACCGATGTGTTCTGCATCACCGATGCCGACATTGCCGTGCCTCCCCGCTGGCTGCAGGGCCTGCTGAGCCGCCGGCACGGCACCGTGGGCATCGTCACGGGTATTACCGTAGTGGACGGTCCGCGCCTGTTCGACCAGCTGCAGGGACTCGACTGGCTTTTGTCGTTGTCGTTGGTGCAGGTGGTGTCGGACTGGGGCCGGCCCGTGACGGCTATGGGCAACAACATGCTGGTGACGCGCGCAGCCTATGAGGCGACGGGCGGCTACGAGGCGCTGCCGTTTTCCGTCACGGAGGACTACGTGTTGTTCCGGGCCGTGCTGGACCGGGGCTTTACCTTCCGCAACGTTTTCGCCCCGGAGGTCTTGGCTGAGTCCTTGCCCACGACCACCTTCAGGCAGCTGCTGCACCAGCGGCGGCGCTGGCTGCGGGGCGTAGAAGCCCTGCCCTGGCGGCTGCAGGCGGCCCTGACGGTCTACGCGGGAATTTATCCGGCTCTGCTGCTGCTAGGCTTTGCCGTGGGGCCTGGGGCCGCGCTGGCCGTGCTGGCTGCCAAAATGGTGGCTCAGGGGGTACTGGCCACGCTGGCCTTTTACCGGGTAGGCCTGCGTCCGCCGCTGCGCCTGCTGCCCTTGTTTGAGTTCTACACCGTGGGCCTCACTCTGGGGCTAGTTGCTTTTCGCCTGCTGCCACTGGGCTTCACTTGGAAAGGCCGCCGGTATTCTTGA